One stretch of Oncorhynchus keta strain PuntledgeMale-10-30-2019 chromosome 16, Oket_V2, whole genome shotgun sequence DNA includes these proteins:
- the LOC118395469 gene encoding tudor domain-containing protein 7A-like, with protein sequence MSDDLMKKMLRAVLQANKNGVSITRLQGEYRSLTGEFIPDRKLGYPSLECFLRSIPSVVRMENRMGEIMCFAAVCQETAHIAQLVARQKSSKRAPGRSQMLNCRMRSKLASNFVFYEKPRTSLRQPDRAPVRSGWSQPYSSMGPSRPRSYNICGGFSAGGDIRKMYSQHDERANPPAPAPQSQNREPITQVKPSERLVKQVNHHISNTTQKAPALSSFPALSITISNVPRPTPKALQPGDYNPQVVQNRISEVLKKYCSGLWLSKLPSVYRDMHKQDLPGQAVIDMENWTHICLVEKPVSTNRADRLVYPPQSKPPSLALSPVKPPTAPYTVKPANPVKLAPLFFSLRNPSLNQSQTLPTPPAPSWKHSLTHTSTSPTAPSTLWNPSPSHLLPTPTCNLWRPSPTSTSPSWKRTTTPTSPTSPSLTPTSPTPPFLTSPTRMASPTPTTPIPLSPTAVSIPAEACLRLKELLSKYSHGLWAHALPKLYQETFKVPFPEDILSNLSLLLDICTVEYPMADNKMKAILYGPTTEYKAKVSSTPSSPSGYKLNSTPMVPPLLLPKEEFPSVLVVEARSTDQVILRYIGEGYSQALETMEESMSTVYSQLSAQRLLPFPSAGELAAVKVEGGEEVVRAQVCEVMTDKVKVYYVDHGFSEVLSRTKLLELQKDFLKLPFQATTCTLAGLEQFSSELSVLQTLESLAVGKILLVELLQHDADPPQVVLYDTSHDDEVNINVVCLKALQDKAMENPLQVNSTYMNVSVTNVCSDGTIFCQLPSRGRVKLNEILDKIEAFFITQVTSESLVSTPFCGKCCLARYKGRWSRVEITNLHGSRVLDIKFVDLGVPASVEVIELREIPPSFLHELMVIPPQAIKCCLVELEVGVWTPEAVLWLRGAVLNSMDCSMKISTLDDDKLVHIYLFTSKGSQDVTNSVNHQMATSDLWKQPGPQKDGLPTLSFLDTVVANMVDPLTLDSPACSLIPVSTNTPSPLDGAGDMSNPTLVTSAWGQKQLVLPPLLELPQAGQNMDVYVSVACHPGHFVLQPWQDLYKLVVLMGEMVLYYNQREETPGPGDVQKGEVYAAKVDHNWHRVLVNRVLSSGLVSVYELDYGKHELVSCTLLQPLIESFRQLPFQGITAQLAGMEQCVWSEAASIVFRNHVEKKPLVAQVECVVEAELPWDRKMIVYLVDTSREETDIWVHNIMADFPEEQSTAA encoded by the exons ATGTCTGACGATCTGATGAAGAAGATGCTCCGGGCTGTCCTCCAGGCCAACAAGAATGGAGTGTCCATCACGCGGCTGCAGGGGGAATACAGGTCGCTGACGGGGGAGTTCATCCCTGACCGAAAGCTGGGTTACCCTTCACTGGAGTGCTTCCTCCGCAGTATCCCCTCCGTGGTCAGGATGGAGAATCGCATGGGGGAG ATAATGTGCTTCGCTGCAGTCTGTCAAGAAACGGCCCACATCGCTCAGCTGGTCGCCCGTCAGAAGTCCAGCAAGAGGGCACCTGGCAGATCCCAGATGCTGAACTGTCGGATGAGGTCGAAATTGGCTTCAAATTTTGTGTTCTATG AGAAGCCTCGGACGTCCCTGCGTCAGCCCGACCGTGCTCCAGTGCGCTCTGGCTGGAGCCAGCCGTACTCCTCCATGGGACCCTCACGGCCGCGGAGCTACAACATCTGTGGAGGCTTCAGTGCTGGGGGAGACATCAGGAAGATGTACAGCCAGCATGACGAGCGGGCCAACCCCCCTGCTCCGGCACCGCAGAGTCAGAACAGGGAGCCCATCACTCAGGTGAAACCGAGTGAGAG ACTGGTGAAACAAGTCAACCATCACATTTCGAATACCACCCAAAAAGCTCCTG CTCTCTCCAGTTTCCCAGCTCTCTCCATTACCATCAGTAATGTCCCTCGTCCGACGCCCAAAGCCCTTCAGCCGGGAGACTACAACCCCCAGGTTGTGCAGAATCGGATCTCTGAGGTGCTGAAGAAGTACTGCAGTGGTCTGTGGCTCTCCAAGCTGCCCTCTGTGTACCGGGACATGCACAAACAGGACCTACCTGGCCAAGCAGTCATAGACATGGAGAACTGGACACACATCTGCTTA GTTGAGAAGCCTGTTAGTACCAATCGAGCAGATAGGCTGGTGTACCCCCCTCAGTCCAAACCCCCCAGCCTTGCTCTCTCACCAGTCAAACCCCCAACGGCTCCTTATACAGTAAAACCAGCCAACCCAGTGAAACTGGCCCCTCTATTTTTCTCACTGAGGAACCCCTCCTTGAACCAGAGTCAGACCTTGCCCACTCCACCGGCCCCCTCGTGGAAGCACTCCCTGACCCATACCTCCACCTCTCCAACTGCCCCCTCTACCTTGTGGAATCCCTCTCCTTCCCACCTACTCCCTACGCCCACCTGTAATTTGTGGAGACCCTCCCCTACTTCCACCTCGCCCTCATGGAAGCGAACAACTACCCCCACCTCCCCTActtccccctccctcacccccacCTCCCCTACTCCTCCCTTCCTCACCTCCCCCACACGGATGGCCTCCCCTACCCCCACCACCCCAATCCCCCTCTCCCCTACAGCGGTGAGCATCCCTGCGGAGGCGTGCCTCAGACTGAAGGAGCTGCTGTCTAAATACAGCCACGGCCTGTGGGCCCACGCCCTCCCCAAGCTCTACCAGGAGACCTTCAAGGTCCCCTTCCCAGAGGACATCCTGTCCAACCTGTCTCTCTTACTAGACATCTGCACCGTGGAGTACCCCATGGCTGACAACAAGATGAAGGCCATCCTCTACGGCCCCACCACCGAGTACAAGGCCAAG GTGAGCAGCACCCCATCTTCTCCGTCGGGTTATAAGCTCAACAGCACCCCCATGGTTCCTCCTCTGCTGCTCCCCAAGGAGGAGTTCCCCTCAGTGCTGGTGGTGGAGGCAAGAAGCACCGACCAGGTCATCCTCAG GTACATAGGTGAGGGCTACTCTCAGGCCCTGGAGACAATGGAGGAATCCATGAGTACAGTCTACAGCCAGCTCAGCGCTCAGAggctcctccccttcccctcagcTGGCGAACTGGCGGCCGTCAAAGTGGAGGGGGGCGAGGAGGtcgtcagggcccaggtctgtgaGGTCATGACCGACAAAGTCAAG GTGTACTACGTGGACCATGGCTTCTCTGAGGTCCTCAGTAGAACCAAACTACTGGAGCTGCAGAAAGACTTCCTCAAGCTGCCCTTCCAGGCGACTACCTGTACACTAGCTG GTCTGGAGCAGTTCAGCTCGGAGCTGTCTGTGCTGCAAACCCTGGAGTCCCTGGCTGTAGGTAAGATCCTCCTTGTGGAGCTGCTGCAGCACGACGCTGACCCGCCCCAGGTGGTGCTCTACGACACGTCGCACGATGATGAGGTCAACATCAACGTTGTCTGCCTCAAGGCTCTGCAGGACAAGGCCATGGAGAACCCTTTACAG GTCAACAGTACCTATAtgaatgtgtctgtgaccaacgtTTGTTCTGACGGAACCATCTTCTGCCAGCTGCCCTCCCGAGGTCGGGTCAAGCTCAATGAGATCCTGGATAAGATCGAGGCCTTCTTCATAACCCAG GTGACGTCAGAGTCTCTGGTGTCCACTCCGTTCTGTGGGAAGTGCTGCCTGGCCCGGTACAAAGGAAGGTGGTCCAGAGTAGAG ATCACCAACCTCCATGGTAGCAGAGTGCTTGATATCAAATTTGTGGACCTGGGAGTCCCAGCCTCTGTAGAGGTCATAGAGCTGAGAGAGATCCCTCCCTCGTTCCTCCACGAGCTCATGGTCATCCCACCACAG GCGATCAAGTGTTGTCTGGTAGAGCTGGAGGTGGGGGTCTGGACTCCTGAGGCTGTTCTCTGGCTTAGAGGTGCTGTACTCAACTCTATGGACTGTAGCATGAAG ATCTCAACGCTGGACGATGACAAGCTGGTGCACATCTACCTGTTTACCTCTAAGGGCTCCCAGGATGTCACCAACAGTGTTAACCACCAGATGGCCACCTCTGACCTATGGAAGCAACCCGGACCCCAGAAGGACGGCCTACCTACCCTCAGTTTCCTCGACACCGTGGTCGCCAACATGGTGGATCCGCTTACCCTCGACAGCCCAGCCTGCAGCCTTATCCCTGTCTCCACCAACACCCCCAGCCCTCTGGATGGTGCCGGGGACATGTCAAACCCCACTTTGGTCACCTCCgcttggggacagaagcagctgGTGCTGCCCCCTCTCTTGGAGCTTCCCCAGGCGGGCCAGAACATGGACGTCTACGTGTCTGTGGCCTGTCACCCGGGACACTTTGTGCTGCAGCCTTGGCAG GACCTGTACAAGCTGGTGGTGCTGATGGGAGAGATGGTCCTTTACTACAACCAGAGGGAGGAGACGCCGGGGCCCGGAGATGTACAGAAAGGAGAGGTCTACGCCGCCAAGGTGGACCATAA TTGGCACCGTGTGCTGGTGAATAGGGTTCTGTCCAGCGGCCTGGTGTCTGTGTACGAGCTGGACTATGGTAAACACGAGCTGGTTAGCTGCACCCTGCTTCAGCCCCTCATTGAGTCATTCAGACAGCTGCCCTTCCAGGGAATCACCGCACAGCTGGCTG GCatggagcagtgtgtgtggtCAGAGGCGGCGTCCATTGTGTTCCGGAACCACGTAGAGAAGAAGCCCTTGGTGGCCCAGGTGGAGTGTGTGGTGGAGGCTGAGCTTCCCTGGGACAGGAAG ATGATAGTGTACCTGGTGGACACTTCTCGGGAGGAGACAGACATCTGGGTCCACAACATCATGGCTGACTTTCCAGAGGAGCAGAGTACTGCTGCATAG